A single genomic interval of Prochlorococcus marinus XMU1406 harbors:
- the nadC gene encoding carboxylating nicotinate-nucleotide diphosphorylase, translated as MDLNTPKISKIIENWIDEDIGRGDLTSSSITEENGNAYWIAKEEGIFCGVDIIKEIFKKIDLKISPKFNISDGDKFIKDQKLLEIYGPSKSLLASERISLNIAMHLSGISTHTKNLVDKLEGTNIKLADTRKTTPGLRIFEKYAFKCGGGVNHRMGLYDAAMIKENHIAWTDNLKNAVQKIRLNSPFTTHIIIEAENIEQAKEAVLAGADSVLLDELSPETIKKNVQELRDLSINSLKKEVNKNLIIEISGINPEEISKYLIKGIDLISTSSSITKSDWIDLSMRYIN; from the coding sequence GTGGATCTGAATACTCCAAAAATAAGTAAGATCATTGAAAATTGGATCGATGAAGATATAGGTAGGGGAGATCTAACAAGTTCCTCTATTACAGAAGAGAATGGCAATGCATATTGGATTGCAAAAGAGGAGGGTATATTTTGTGGGGTTGATATTATAAAAGAAATTTTTAAAAAAATTGATTTAAAAATCAGTCCAAAATTTAATATCTCGGATGGAGATAAATTTATTAAAGATCAAAAACTCTTAGAAATATATGGACCTTCAAAAAGTTTACTCGCTAGTGAAAGGATCAGCTTAAATATAGCAATGCATTTATCTGGAATATCAACACATACAAAGAATCTTGTAGATAAGTTAGAAGGCACAAATATAAAATTAGCAGATACTAGAAAAACGACTCCTGGCTTAAGAATATTTGAAAAATATGCATTCAAATGCGGAGGTGGAGTGAATCATAGAATGGGATTATACGATGCGGCTATGATAAAAGAAAATCATATTGCATGGACAGATAATCTTAAGAATGCAGTACAAAAAATTCGCCTAAATTCGCCTTTTACAACTCATATCATTATTGAAGCTGAGAATATCGAACAGGCAAAAGAAGCAGTATTAGCGGGAGCAGATAGTGTCTTATTAGATGAACTTAGTCCTGAAACAATCAAAAAAAACGTTCAAGAATTAAGAGATTTATCAATTAATAGCTTAAAAAAAGAAGTCAATAAAAATTTGATAATAGAAATTTCTGGAATTAACCCTGAAGAAATTAGTAAATATCTAATAAAAGGTATTGATTTGATTTCAACAAGTTCTTCAATTACCAAAAGTGATTGGATTGATTTAAGTATGCGTTATATTAATTAA